The genomic interval taatcttataaaattatccTTTGatcagattttaatttttattaaatataaaatatatttaattatcttacaactaatttaattgagattaaaatatatatttaacttcaTCATCTATTACTAGTTcgtcaaaacaaaaattaaacttacATCGTATACTACCTAGGATGCGAAAACAAATGTCTACTAATGACagtcaaaaataaaacaaaatgctGCTAATAGATTTTGATTCAAAGGATGCGGTTGGCTAAGGCCACCAAAATtaatttcatctaaacttttgCTTTTCTCTCCTTTGATACAATCATGAATGCCCAGTTATCATGTGAATGGAACTTTACAAAACACCACTTTTTTCCAACTACAAGGTACCCTATGCGGCTAAGTTCAACCCTAAAGGGGTGACACCTTTTTTTTCTTGGTATTAAAAGTACCCTACCTAAATAGTCTCTTTAGTCAAAATATCCTACctataagataaaataaataaattaatcaatcaataaaagtatattaatgtatttattaattattttaagtttttgattatttttatatttatatttttattaaatattaccaataatataaaaataaatatcttaaataaatatataaagttaatttaaataataaaaatattttaaagttgtattgtttttataaatcaatttttttatatataagaccACATAGAATGCCGAAAGAAAAAAGCACTATACCTAAAAAGCTATGGGATAGACATTAAATACTATATATgcagtaaaataaaattataaacaataatgTTAGCATATACacattatcttttattaattaaaatacacatGACTAAGTTAAATTTATACCGGTTTTATATGTTTTgataaaacaatatatataaaattgagtttattttattaaaaattgtgataAATAGTATATCTCTATTCTCTAACCCTCCTTATTTGTAAATGTAGGAGATTGGACAGCTTGGTTGCTTCCACGTTCTTCTGTGTTTCACTAGAGGGAAAAATAAGACGAGTTTAATGTTCGGAATCAGAGGAGTAGACAACTAATGGATTTTCTCTTTTTCTGCGTGATCTAAACGCCACATATAGcatcataatatttttatgatagaTTGCTTCTTTTATTTTGGTATGATATGATAGATAGCTTTCATACTATAATAATAGTGATATGGAAAGggaataattaaatatgtaatagGAATTTTTGTgtagacaaaaaaaatatatatatctttttaaataattaattaatatgtatttttttctccAAATGTTCTCTCCACCcaaaaatcattcaagaatatAATCAATACATAGAAAATTGACTATATAGAGCCAGACACACGTATCTTTGGATCCATTGAAAAGTtgggaaaaaattaaaatggaaacatataaaataaaacggTAACTAACTACTATTTATGCGCTCAATTGAATTAATTACCCAAAACGCATATTATCATGAGATTTCCTTGATAATTTCATATCAATAGTTAGTGTAAGCCAATCAAACGACATCTATATATATTGGTGGCCGGGACCCACTCAACTCGGTGAGACCGAGTTAGTTTTTGTAATCGCGTcaaaatgagataaattttttaaaagtactctctaaaataatttatataattaaatgtacaagtattgtttttgtttttgttaaagaATATGGATTATAGTATTTACATTCAAACCGACATTATGAAAATCGAAAATTGATCTAAATAAAAATcgtacaaaattaaattttattaaatttttttttttgtaaaaatgtttggatttcaatttaaaattactatttttaactaaaacaaaTTGAACGCAATCGCAAGTATAAAATTTGATactagtttattttattatgagttGACAGTAGTAAATTTTCATATGttgaaatcttatttttaaataatacatattcatttatataatattttgtactactttatatattctaaatttgattgattgttattattttataaggTTAATTTTTAGTGTATTAAGTATGTTGATGCTatctaactttttttaatatattatttgatataatataaatatgtaaatatacATGTTTACAtaaaaatgagtaaaaaaaaagtatacatataaaaaaatatatataaatttatttataaatatttgttaaactCAAACGTTATAGAGCCGTCGAGTTACCGTAAACTTATTATTAAGGGaatatttgtttgtgtttttacTCTCCAACATTTTGAATCATTTATTACAATTACTATTCATAAAGTTTCTTGTTAGGGGAATCTTTGTTGTAGAATCTGAGGAAATATGATGAGTATGAAAATGAAGTAGAATGAAGGAGAATCAGTAGAGCACATTGTTAGTGGAAGATTTCCTCcttgattgattgattgattgattcTTTACTGTTCATACTTTACAACAAACCAAACGGCTATTCTGACTTTTTGTTCTCTCTGTCTCTTCCTTCATTAACTCATTAAGgattttgtgaattgaattcaaaTGTCACACACAAGGCAAAACAAGATGACGATGATGAATCCAAACGTTGCTGACACAACCTATACTAAGATTTTTGTTGGTGGTTTGGCTTGGGAGACCAAGAGAGACACACTCAAACGTTATTTTGATCAGTTTGGTGATATCTTAGAAGCTGTTGTTATCACTGACAGAACCACTGGAAAATCAAAAGGATATGGCTTTGTAATTACCACTCTATCTTCTACTCTTTTCCTTTTAATTTGTTTCCTTACtctaattaatcaattttaatttttgtttcttagGTTACTTTCAAGGATCCAAATTCTGCAATACTAGCTTGCCAGAATCCTAATCCTGTAATTGATGGCAGAAGAGCTAATTGTAATCTTGCATCTCTAGGTGCACAAAAATCTGATCCATCATCAGGTTTTTCAATCTGCTTTATTTCTAAAGTTTCTTCATCATAGTTTTGTCTCTTAAAAATCAGTTGaccaaaaacacaaacaaaacatATGTTATTATTGATTGCACATTTTGACTCATTTTTCTAGGAACACAGAAATTCAATAGTCCTTCAAGGAATACTGCACCAATCCAATTTCAAGGTTTCTCAACTTATTACAATCAACATATACCACACTATCCGTTTCCTTATCCAGTTTATAGGTACACAATTTCAaacatgttaaaaataaaagctGTCAAATTTATGTAGCAATTTCTCATATATACAATATTGAAAACATTATGTTTTAAACATTTAGGTACCCCCACCCTGGTTATCCTCGTCCACAAGACATGTATGAAATGGTTAGTTTTCTCAACAAGCAGTTCTTTCATTTTCATATGAGCTTTATATTCATGAGCCTAAATTGTTTGTTCTTTCTGCAGAACTATTATAATGTATATGGTGGACAACAATTTCCATTTCGCTGGTTTCCAGCATATTGGAAACCAGTTATCCCAACAGTATATGTGAAAAAGACACAAGAGTTCAATGTTGTTGGCATATCAGAACCAATTTCACCTTCTACTTCAATTTCAAGCAATGGTTGGTTTAGTATCTAATCAATTTACTATGATTTTGTTTTGActaatttttttgaatgttAACTAATTTTTCAAGTTTGTGTTGTGCATTGGATTAATACAGGATTAATCACAGAAACAGTAGCTGCAACAAGAGTAGTAGAACCTCCTAAAGATCAGAAATCTTCAGCTTAAGAGAAACTTCCATCAATTGACTAgaagaaagaaagcaaaaagataaatgacacTGTTCAATTAAGTATAAAGTTTTGAGAAAATGTTCAATCATGTGGTCCAGCAAAGTAACCATAAATCAAGCAATAACATACTGAggttttactttgtgaattaTGATTCATTCTTTAGTTTATCTTTGTCAAGGGATTCCTGCTACATTATAGTTTACAAAGGAAAAAAATGgttgttattttatagtattCTATATTGCTAAGGCAATTTTGTGTTGCAGCAGTACCATCAACAATTCTATATCCTTTTAGCTGAAGCAAAACTCAGTTTCGAAAGAAAAAATTTGTCTTTAAAAATTTGATCCTTAAAGATAGATAATGCAGAATGCTCAGCAATTCTTACTTCCAATTGGACATGTTGAAAgactttttagtttttactgTAAAGTATGAAAGTTATTGCATAATCTTAACGTACTATAATTGTATTATTAACCAATAAAGTACTATTGATAcgttattgatttgtaattaactatgtcaattaattatattaactttTCATAATTAATGATTTGTCGATAAGAACTTGAAtgtttttataatcaattttcaacataattagattagattattatataaaatggtCAAATCAAGCATCCGAAATATCTCATTCACGCATACACTCAAGAAAGGAAACGAGTGTGCAGATTAACTTGGTACACATGTTACCTCTTCTCTTCTATTGATCGCCTTTAAAGCCTTGACCGGTGCATTATTCTTTTGAATTTGGTACCAACGAGTATCATTTCCAATATGGATGGTTTTCATCTTTATTAGAACAACAACAGTTCATTCACTATGTCTCGGACACCAAACACCCTCCATCGAAGTGTCATTACTATATAACTTAAATACAGTAGTAAGAAAATATGTGAATaagaaaatattgatattaatcATATAAAAGTTAGTATAtaagttttattatatttgctTTTGTAATTATCTTTCTCAtcttatcaatataaaatttatctatatttttttctctttcatttttaatatcattaatttgcaaatattattatagtatcagagaaataattatttaattattttctttctctaatttttcttgataaaattttctcttaaggttaattgatttattttttctttcatatttgaTTCTCAAacaatttagttcattttcttctctttcactCTCAAATTCcaagattataattatattaccatgaggatgataaaaaaaaattaaaaacaaaaaaaatgaatattaaaggTAACATATTTGTCAAcaaaactatttcaaaactcAAGACTTTTTTTcgatattttgatattaattttgttataacaTCAACAACTTTGATCAAGTATGAAAAAGATAAAGTCAAATGCATTTGTTGAAGATTTCTCATGAGCACCAACAACATTTGATGGcaaaattcattcattttaatcaaattggcattaaaaaaaatgcaaacaaAATCTTGCATGGAAGTGTAAGCTCTAGATTGAACACTTATCATCAACAAAAAATAAGATTGTTCTTGATTTCTAAAAACAATTCATAATTTGATTCTCATTTAGAAGTTTTTGTGACTAAGGAGTTGCGCATGAgattttgttcaaaataaaaaacacaagagAATATTTTGTATGGAGTTGTAGACTCAATTCAACACATACTACAAACAAAGGAAATAAGCAAGATTACATCAGAATCTTTCTTGTTCTTATTTCAAGCGAAAAATAAATCTTTCAAAAATCTTTTAGTCAATTTATTCCGATGTTTCAAAATTCTTTAGTCAATGTCTTTCGACATTTtgcattgtatttttttatttttattattcatccCAAATTAAAAGTGTCACGAACATCTTTTAACTtgaagaaatattaattatttgttactctagttataaattaattgttctaattttgttatataaatttcatcatatttattattataattattttttttatttgatcaatataaaattaatctctatttttctctcatattttataaattctattaagtaataatgaaaaaattcaGCTGAACAATTTAATGATATGAAGGTATTGTTAggaaaatttaacaaaaattattttgatattctaAAGTGGCGGATAATTTGAAAGATAGACGTATGTATAAGAAACTATTTTTTCTTAGCAATTACTACTACTGTGCATATGAATATAAGAGTGTAAAATGGGCTAAACTGTACTAAGCTTTGTGTCTGTTTATCTGATACTGGACTTTTTAAAGGAATGATGTGATCtgacatttttgaataaaaaaatctaacacGACAACCAACTTATTCAAAagtctattttataataaaattttaaatattataagataagtATTATATAGACAACCACgcttaaatatttgt from Cicer arietinum cultivar CDC Frontier isolate Library 1 chromosome 5, Cicar.CDCFrontier_v2.0, whole genome shotgun sequence carries:
- the LOC101508568 gene encoding uncharacterized protein, encoding MSHTRQNKMTMMNPNVADTTYTKIFVGGLAWETKRDTLKRYFDQFGDILEAVVITDRTTGKSKGYGFVTFKDPNSAILACQNPNPVIDGRRANCNLASLGAQKSDPSSGTQKFNSPSRNTAPIQFQGFSTYYNQHIPHYPFPYPVYRYPHPGYPRPQDMYEMNYYNVYGGQQFPFRWFPAYWKPVIPTVYVKKTQEFNVVGISEPISPSTSISSNGLITETVAATRVVEPPKDQKSSA